In Syntrophorhabdaceae bacterium, a single window of DNA contains:
- the ileS gene encoding isoleucine--tRNA ligase, with translation MDYKDTLNLPKTPFPMRGNLPVKEKDMLARWQAIDLYRKLTEARKDSPVFILHDGPPYANGNIHLGTALNKILKDIIIKAKFMTGHRADYVPGWDCHGLPIEHQVEKNVKQKKLELSKLETRRECRAYARQFIDIQREEFKRLGGIGDWDHPYITMDFEYQATIIEEAAKFFLRGEVYRKKKPVYWCLNCETALAEAEIEYETKRSSSIYVKFPYTGAKEPVFAGFPDKPVYMLIWTTTPWTLPANLAIAIHPDFTYVSVETDKEVYIVLKDLLEDVMQRAGITGYRIIGEIDPQTLRGLTFKHPFIDRQSVIVFADYVAADTGTGAVHTAPGHGEEDYETGLQYGLEIYSPVNEKGVFMDEVEFFKDMNVWDANPKVIEKLKELGLLLHTEEIEHSYPHCWRCKKPVIFRATEQWFVSMDSQGLRQKGLDEIDRTRWIPSWGRDRIYNMLSVRPDWCISRQRTWGIPITIFYCEKCREPFWSEGSFSRVVEAVRQSGADVWFEKDAAHFLPEGTKCSHCGNTAFSKEQDILDVWFDSGVSWAAVCKKRPELNYPADLYLEGSDQHRGWFHSSLLTSVGNEGHAPYKAVLTHGFVVDGSGRKMSKSLGNVIAPNEVIDKFGAEILRLWVIYEDYRDDIKISKDIINRLVETYRRVRNTLRFLHANINEDFEPGRDAVPYENLSLLDKWLLSRLMRLIDRVGDSYNNYTLHSIYHAIHNFCAVDLSALYLDIVKDRIYVEHRDAQKRRASQTVILETLIALVRLIAPVLSSTADEMWSYLKGYVAEESVFLAQFPTADKALINGAIEEQWERIWKVRELANKKIEEKRSAKEIGHSLDTKVIIDAPDEDYDALTGLGDELKDVFIVSQIEVRKAAALDVTVLKAEGDKCERCWQYDTAILRDGKFPNVCKRCSDTLSLL, from the coding sequence ATGGATTATAAAGATACGTTGAACCTGCCCAAGACCCCTTTTCCCATGAGAGGGAACCTGCCCGTGAAGGAAAAGGACATGCTTGCCCGCTGGCAAGCGATCGACCTGTACCGGAAGCTGACCGAGGCCCGAAAGGACAGCCCCGTCTTCATCCTCCATGACGGGCCCCCCTATGCCAACGGCAATATCCACCTCGGAACCGCCCTCAATAAGATCCTTAAGGACATCATCATCAAGGCAAAGTTCATGACGGGCCACAGGGCGGACTATGTCCCCGGATGGGATTGCCACGGCCTGCCCATAGAACACCAGGTCGAGAAGAACGTCAAGCAGAAGAAGCTGGAGCTTTCCAAGTTGGAGACACGCAGGGAATGCAGGGCCTATGCGCGGCAGTTCATAGATATCCAGCGGGAGGAGTTCAAGCGCCTCGGCGGCATCGGCGATTGGGACCATCCCTATATCACCATGGACTTCGAGTACCAGGCGACAATCATCGAAGAGGCGGCGAAGTTCTTCCTTCGCGGCGAGGTCTATCGAAAGAAAAAACCCGTTTACTGGTGCCTTAACTGCGAGACGGCGCTCGCTGAGGCTGAGATCGAATATGAGACCAAGCGGTCCAGTTCCATCTACGTCAAGTTCCCCTATACCGGGGCGAAAGAGCCTGTATTCGCCGGCTTTCCCGACAAACCCGTCTACATGCTGATCTGGACGACGACGCCCTGGACGCTTCCCGCGAACCTGGCCATCGCCATCCATCCCGATTTCACCTACGTTTCCGTTGAGACAGACAAAGAAGTCTACATCGTCCTCAAAGACCTCCTCGAGGACGTCATGCAGCGAGCCGGGATAACCGGATACCGTATTATCGGTGAGATAGACCCTCAGACACTCCGGGGACTTACATTCAAGCATCCTTTCATTGACCGGCAGTCGGTCATTGTATTTGCCGACTATGTCGCCGCCGATACGGGAACGGGCGCAGTGCATACCGCGCCTGGCCACGGTGAGGAGGACTACGAGACGGGACTCCAGTACGGTCTCGAAATCTATTCCCCTGTCAACGAAAAGGGCGTCTTCATGGACGAAGTGGAGTTCTTCAAGGACATGAACGTCTGGGACGCCAACCCGAAGGTCATAGAGAAGCTTAAGGAGTTGGGACTTCTTCTCCACACGGAAGAGATCGAACACTCCTATCCCCATTGCTGGCGCTGCAAAAAACCCGTCATATTCCGGGCAACGGAGCAATGGTTCGTCTCCATGGACAGCCAGGGTTTGAGACAGAAAGGCCTGGACGAGATCGACAGAACACGGTGGATCCCCTCGTGGGGGCGTGACCGGATCTATAACATGCTTTCCGTCCGTCCCGACTGGTGCATCTCCCGTCAGCGGACCTGGGGCATCCCGATCACCATCTTCTACTGTGAGAAATGCCGGGAACCCTTCTGGAGCGAGGGGTCCTTCTCCCGTGTTGTCGAGGCCGTGAGGCAGTCCGGTGCGGACGTCTGGTTCGAAAAGGACGCCGCCCATTTCCTGCCCGAGGGGACAAAGTGCAGCCACTGCGGCAATACAGCTTTTTCCAAGGAACAGGACATCCTCGATGTATGGTTCGATTCCGGCGTGAGCTGGGCAGCCGTCTGCAAGAAAAGGCCGGAGCTGAATTACCCCGCCGACCTCTATCTGGAGGGGAGCGACCAGCACAGAGGCTGGTTCCACAGTTCGCTCCTGACCTCCGTGGGCAACGAAGGCCATGCGCCCTACAAGGCGGTCTTGACCCATGGTTTCGTGGTTGACGGCTCGGGCAGAAAGATGTCCAAGTCCCTCGGCAATGTCATAGCCCCCAACGAGGTCATTGATAAGTTCGGTGCCGAGATATTGCGGCTGTGGGTCATCTACGAGGATTACCGCGACGATATCAAGATATCGAAGGACATCATCAATCGCCTCGTGGAGACATACCGCCGGGTCCGCAACACCCTGCGCTTCCTTCATGCGAACATAAACGAGGACTTTGAACCGGGCCGCGATGCCGTCCCCTACGAAAACCTCTCCCTCCTCGATAAATGGCTCTTGTCCCGGCTCATGAGGCTCATAGACCGCGTAGGGGATTCCTACAACAATTACACACTGCACTCGATCTACCACGCGATCCACAACTTCTGCGCCGTCGACCTCAGCGCCCTGTATCTCGACATCGTCAAGGACAGGATCTACGTTGAGCACAGGGACGCCCAAAAACGCAGGGCCTCCCAGACCGTCATCCTGGAGACCCTCATCGCCCTCGTCAGGCTCATAGCACCCGTCCTTTCCTCAACGGCGGATGAAATGTGGTCCTACCTGAAGGGATATGTTGCGGAGGAAAGCGTTTTCCTGGCGCAGTTCCCCACGGCGGACAAGGCCCTTATCAACGGGGCCATCGAGGAACAATGGGAAAGGATCTGGAAGGTTCGTGAACTCGCGAACAAAAAGATCGAGGAGAAACGCAGCGCCAAGGAGATCGGCCATTCCCTCGATACGAAGGTCATCATCGACGCCCCCGATGAGGACTACGACGCTCTCACGGGGCTTGGCGATGAGCTGAAGGACGTTTTCATCGTCTCTCAGATCGAGGTACGCAAGGCCGCCGCCCTTGATGTGACCGTCCTCAAGGCCGAAGGCGACAAGTGCGAGCGCTGCTGGCAGTACGATACAGCCATCCTCAGGGACGGGAAATTCCCGAACGTGTGCAAACGATGCTCCGATACGCTTTCTTTGCTCTAG
- the lspA gene encoding signal peptidase II translates to MLRYAFFALVPVIFALDRVTKALVIQNMPMMSEMKVTSFFSIVHVRNFGGVFGVLNQSGYAKYIFTIVPVLVAAALIYILIRYAMRSAKTLALCLILSGALGNIYDRIVYGSVVDFLDFYYGKCHWPAFNVADIAVSTGIGLIILFELTETTGKGPAR, encoded by the coding sequence ATGCTCCGATACGCTTTCTTTGCTCTAGTACCGGTCATCTTCGCCCTCGACAGGGTAACGAAAGCACTCGTCATTCAGAATATGCCGATGATGAGCGAGATGAAGGTGACATCCTTCTTCTCGATCGTTCACGTGAGGAACTTCGGCGGCGTCTTCGGCGTCTTGAACCAGAGCGGATATGCGAAGTACATCTTCACCATAGTGCCCGTCCTGGTCGCCGCCGCTTTGATCTACATCCTTATCAGGTACGCAATGAGGAGTGCGAAGACCCTGGCGCTGTGCCTCATTCTTTCGGGTGCCCTGGGCAACATATATGACCGCATCGTTTATGGCAGCGTCGTCGATTTCCTCGACTTCTATTACGGAAAATGCCACTGGCCAGCCTTCAATGTGGCTGATATAGCCGTTTCCACAGGTATCGGGCTCATTATCCTCTTCGAATTGACAGAAACAACAGGAAAGGGTCCCGCCCGTTGA
- a CDS encoding DUF748 domain-containing protein, giving the protein MAAKRKGLTIFLISSGVVVCLVLIAAVFLVKYANVIAKSRIERTLGKDFSIGRIELKWGSVRAQDIVMRNRAGKEVIKVEGLVVRASFMGLLRKKYIISSVVVEKPYMYVEVDNKGHLVSPAFPVGEKATGKEKKEGGEAHRPEAAQPPIVLKKIVVVQGSVDYLDRKSPSVPVMTRVRDINMEMRDLTVPFTNDLTRYTLRAAIPEGRSTASVKSEGKIRLQGKDMECTAAVRGLDITHFKPYYRGSRSVNITRGLLDLDVRAEIVSRKVHAPGKAVLKGLEFESRPGLGNRFMGVPITLVLAFLKKSGDQIPVDFVVAGDLSNPRFNIAEDFTNGLAFGVAEKLGFSVKDIGGSVFGVGAEGTRKVGEGIQDIGEGIQDIGEGIKKMFKK; this is encoded by the coding sequence ATGGCAGCGAAGAGAAAGGGACTGACAATATTTCTCATCTCATCCGGAGTGGTTGTCTGTCTTGTTCTGATCGCGGCGGTCTTTCTCGTGAAATATGCCAATGTCATTGCCAAAAGCCGTATCGAGAGAACCCTGGGAAAGGATTTTTCGATAGGGCGCATTGAGCTGAAATGGGGCAGTGTTCGCGCGCAGGACATCGTGATGAGGAACAGGGCCGGGAAAGAGGTCATAAAGGTTGAAGGCCTCGTGGTCAGGGCCAGCTTCATGGGCCTTCTCAGGAAAAAGTATATCATTTCGAGCGTCGTCGTGGAAAAGCCCTATATGTATGTTGAAGTCGACAACAAGGGCCATCTCGTCAGCCCCGCCTTCCCCGTCGGCGAGAAAGCAACCGGGAAGGAGAAGAAAGAGGGAGGAGAGGCACATCGGCCCGAGGCGGCACAGCCTCCGATCGTGCTCAAGAAGATCGTTGTCGTGCAGGGGTCTGTCGACTACCTCGACCGTAAATCACCGAGTGTTCCGGTGATGACCAGGGTGCGGGATATCAATATGGAGATGCGTGATCTCACCGTACCTTTTACGAACGATCTCACCCGCTACACCCTCAGGGCTGCCATTCCCGAAGGCAGGAGCACCGCCAGCGTGAAGAGCGAAGGCAAGATCAGGCTTCAAGGCAAGGATATGGAATGCACGGCTGCGGTGAGAGGGCTTGACATCACACATTTCAAACCCTACTACCGGGGGAGTCGGAGCGTGAATATCACGAGGGGGCTCCTTGATCTCGATGTGCGGGCCGAGATTGTTTCGCGCAAAGTTCACGCACCGGGTAAGGCGGTGCTCAAAGGCCTCGAATTCGAGAGTCGTCCCGGTTTGGGCAACCGCTTCATGGGGGTGCCCATCACGCTTGTACTGGCTTTTCTGAAGAAGAGCGGTGACCAGATACCCGTTGATTTTGTCGTTGCCGGCGACCTCAGCAACCCCAGGTTCAATATCGCGGAGGATTTTACGAACGGGCTCGCCTTCGGGGTCGCCGAAAAACTGGGCTTTTCAGTGAAGGACATAGGAGGATCGGTCTTCGGCGTCGGCGCCGAAGGCACCAGGAAGGTGGGCGAAGGCATACAGGACATCGGTGAAGGGATACAGGACATCGGTGAAGGGATAAAGAAGATGTTCAAGAAATAA
- a CDS encoding MTH1187 family thiamine-binding protein yields MSVLFEFAMFPTDKGTSVSAYVSRLLKIIDESTTAYRLTPMGTVVEVDTMDEALSIIRKCCEQLEPDCGRIYSTVKFDIRKGASGRLEGKIASVEEKVGKKLKT; encoded by the coding sequence ATGTCCGTTCTATTCGAATTTGCAATGTTTCCCACAGACAAGGGCACCAGCGTCAGTGCCTACGTTTCACGCCTGCTCAAGATCATCGACGAGAGCACCACCGCCTACCGCCTCACCCCCATGGGCACCGTCGTGGAGGTGGACACCATGGACGAGGCCCTGTCCATCATCAGGAAGTGCTGCGAGCAACTCGAACCGGACTGCGGCCGCATCTATTCCACCGTCAAGTTCGATATCCGCAAGGGCGCCTCCGGCAGGCTCGAAGGTAAGATAGCCTCGGTGGAAGAGAAGGTGGGGAAGAAACTGAAAACCTGA